One Burkholderia thailandensis E264 genomic window carries:
- a CDS encoding SfnB family sulfur acquisition oxidoreductase, producing the protein MSTIDETTVQPARGEPARDAHLIASDAEAIDAARTLAARLAQGAADRDRERRLPYEEIDWFSQSGLWAITVPKAYGGAGVSHVTLTEVVKLVAAADPSLGQLPQNHFGLVDVIALTGTDEQKRLFFGEILKGKRFGNGFSERGTKSVLDLKTKVIREGDGYRVDGTKFYSTGALFAHYVPVLGIDDERKSWLAYIPKGTPGLAVIDDWSGFGQRTTASGTVRLDNVRVPASHVFAAHRVSDLPTLNGPLSQILQAAIDAGIARAALDDTLRFVRERSRPWIDSGVERAADDPLTIRETGRLVIRLHAADALLERAARALDELAGQRDMSEDDVARASVAVGEAKVLTTEIALLASEKLFELAGTQATLAEHGLDRHWRNARTHTLHDPVRWKYHLVGNYYLNGVAPARHAWN; encoded by the coding sequence ATGTCCACGATCGATGAGACGACCGTCCAGCCCGCGCGTGGCGAGCCCGCGCGAGACGCGCATCTAATCGCGAGCGACGCCGAGGCGATCGACGCCGCGCGCACGCTCGCCGCGCGGCTCGCGCAAGGCGCGGCCGATCGCGATCGCGAGCGCCGGCTGCCCTACGAAGAAATCGACTGGTTCTCGCAATCGGGCCTCTGGGCGATCACGGTGCCGAAGGCGTACGGCGGCGCCGGCGTGTCGCACGTGACGCTGACCGAGGTCGTGAAGCTCGTCGCGGCCGCCGACCCGTCGCTCGGCCAGTTGCCGCAGAACCACTTCGGCCTCGTCGACGTGATCGCGCTCACGGGCACCGACGAGCAGAAGCGCCTGTTCTTCGGCGAGATCCTGAAGGGCAAGCGGTTCGGCAACGGCTTCTCGGAGCGGGGCACGAAGAGCGTGCTCGACCTGAAGACGAAAGTGATTCGCGAGGGCGACGGCTATCGCGTCGACGGCACGAAGTTCTACTCGACGGGCGCGCTGTTCGCGCATTACGTGCCGGTGCTCGGCATCGACGACGAACGCAAGAGCTGGCTCGCATACATTCCGAAGGGCACGCCGGGGCTCGCGGTGATCGACGACTGGTCGGGCTTCGGCCAGCGGACGACCGCGAGCGGCACGGTGCGGCTCGACAACGTGCGTGTGCCGGCGTCGCACGTGTTCGCCGCGCACCGCGTGTCGGATCTGCCGACGCTGAACGGTCCGCTGTCGCAGATCCTCCAGGCGGCGATCGACGCGGGCATCGCGCGCGCGGCGCTCGACGACACGCTGCGCTTCGTGCGCGAGCGCTCGCGGCCGTGGATCGACAGCGGCGTCGAGCGCGCGGCGGACGATCCGCTGACGATCCGCGAGACGGGCCGCCTCGTGATCCGGCTGCACGCGGCCGATGCGCTGCTCGAGCGCGCGGCGCGCGCGCTCGACGAACTCGCCGGGCAGCGCGACATGTCGGAGGACGACGTTGCGCGCGCATCGGTCGCGGTGGGCGAGGCGAAGGTGCTGACTACCGAGATCGCGCTGCTCGCGAGCGAGAAGCTGTTCGAGCTCGCCGGCACGCAGGCGACGCTCGCCGAGCACGGGCTCGACCGCCACTGGCGCAACGCGCGCACGCACACGCTGCACGATCCGGTGCGCTGGAAGTATCACCTCGTCGGCAACTACTATCTGAACGGCGTCGCGCCCGCGCGCCACGCATGGAACTGA
- a CDS encoding xanthine dehydrogenase family protein molybdopterin-binding subunit, with amino-acid sequence MTTDLDLPNAARASRRTFLKAAGAAAAVGLTIGFEWRDASRPALAATAPAADAGSAGAFAPNAFLRVAPDNSVTVIAKHVEMGQGAYTGIATIVAEELDANWRDVRVESAPADASRYANLQFGKLQGTGGSSAMANSWTQLREAGAKARAMLVSAAAAQWNVPAAELTTGDGIVRHAASGREATYGSLAAAAAALPVPDKVTLKSPRDFRLIGKPVPRVDALAKSNGTAQFTIDVTMPGMLVALLQRPPVFGGKVKSFDAAAAKAVPGVVSVVQVERGVAVVAKGFWAAKQGRDALKVEWDDSGAEKRSSDAIMREYRQLAERPGASARRDGDVDHALAGAARRISASYEFPYLAHAPMEPLDAVVKLTADSCEIWAGDQFQTIDQGNAARVAGLDPSKVKIHTLYAGGSFGRRANAWSDYVVEAVSIAKALGANGTPVKLQWTREDDIHGGLYRPMYFHKLDAALTKDGKLVGWRHRIVGQSILAGTPFEPVMVKNGIDQTSVEGAANLPYAVPNVSVELTTTQSAVPVLWWRVVGSSHTAYAVEAFVDEAAHAAGKDPYLFRRDLLAHAPRLRAVLELAAEKAGWEPGKPLPKGRGRGIAVAEAFKSYVAQVAEVSVDEHGGVKVERVVCAVDCGTAINPDIVAAQMEGGIGFGLGAVLHGAITLKDGKVEQNNFDGYRVLRIAEMPKVEVHIVPSGEAPTGVGEPGVAPIGPAVANAIFAATGKRHYALPFPAAGETTA; translated from the coding sequence ATGACGACCGACCTCGATCTCCCGAATGCGGCGCGCGCGTCCCGCCGCACGTTCCTGAAGGCCGCCGGCGCCGCCGCGGCCGTCGGCCTCACGATCGGCTTCGAATGGCGCGACGCGAGCCGCCCGGCGCTCGCCGCGACCGCCCCCGCGGCCGACGCGGGCTCAGCCGGCGCGTTCGCGCCGAACGCATTCCTGCGCGTCGCGCCGGACAACAGCGTGACCGTGATCGCGAAGCACGTCGAGATGGGCCAGGGCGCGTACACCGGCATCGCGACGATCGTCGCCGAGGAGCTGGATGCGAACTGGCGCGACGTGCGCGTCGAGAGCGCGCCCGCCGACGCATCGCGTTACGCGAACCTGCAGTTCGGCAAGCTGCAGGGCACGGGCGGCAGCTCGGCGATGGCGAACTCGTGGACGCAGTTGCGCGAGGCGGGCGCGAAGGCTCGCGCGATGCTCGTGTCGGCGGCCGCCGCGCAATGGAACGTGCCCGCCGCTGAACTGACGACCGGCGACGGCATCGTGCGACATGCGGCGAGCGGGCGCGAGGCGACCTACGGCTCGCTCGCCGCGGCCGCAGCCGCGCTGCCCGTGCCGGACAAGGTCACGCTGAAGTCGCCGCGCGACTTCCGCCTGATCGGCAAGCCGGTGCCGCGCGTCGACGCGCTCGCGAAATCCAACGGCACCGCGCAGTTCACGATCGACGTGACGATGCCCGGCATGCTCGTCGCGCTGCTGCAGCGCCCGCCCGTGTTCGGCGGCAAGGTGAAGTCGTTCGACGCGGCCGCGGCGAAGGCGGTGCCAGGCGTCGTGTCGGTCGTGCAGGTCGAGCGCGGCGTCGCGGTCGTCGCGAAGGGATTCTGGGCCGCGAAGCAGGGCCGCGACGCGCTGAAGGTCGAATGGGACGATTCGGGCGCGGAGAAGCGCAGCTCCGACGCGATCATGCGCGAGTACCGGCAGCTCGCCGAGCGGCCGGGCGCATCCGCGCGCCGCGACGGCGACGTCGACCACGCGCTCGCCGGCGCGGCGCGGCGGATCTCCGCGTCGTACGAGTTTCCGTACCTCGCGCACGCGCCGATGGAGCCGCTCGACGCGGTCGTGAAGCTCACGGCCGACAGCTGCGAGATCTGGGCGGGCGACCAGTTCCAGACGATCGACCAGGGCAACGCGGCGCGCGTCGCGGGGCTCGATCCGTCGAAGGTCAAGATCCACACGCTGTATGCGGGCGGCAGCTTCGGCCGGCGCGCGAACGCGTGGTCGGACTACGTCGTCGAGGCCGTGTCGATCGCGAAGGCGCTCGGCGCGAACGGCACGCCCGTCAAGCTGCAATGGACGCGCGAGGACGACATCCACGGCGGCCTCTACCGGCCGATGTACTTCCACAAGCTCGACGCGGCGCTCACGAAGGACGGCAAGCTCGTCGGCTGGCGGCACCGCATCGTCGGCCAGTCGATCCTCGCCGGCACGCCGTTCGAGCCGGTGATGGTGAAGAACGGGATCGACCAGACGTCGGTCGAGGGCGCGGCGAACCTGCCGTATGCGGTGCCGAACGTGTCGGTCGAGCTCACGACGACGCAGTCCGCCGTGCCGGTGCTGTGGTGGCGCGTCGTCGGCAGCTCGCACACCGCGTATGCGGTCGAGGCGTTCGTCGACGAGGCCGCCCACGCGGCGGGCAAGGACCCGTACCTGTTCCGCCGCGACCTGCTCGCGCACGCGCCGCGCCTGAGGGCCGTGCTCGAGCTCGCCGCAGAAAAGGCGGGCTGGGAACCGGGCAAGCCGCTGCCGAAGGGCCGCGGGCGCGGGATCGCGGTTGCCGAGGCGTTCAAGAGCTACGTCGCGCAGGTCGCGGAGGTGTCGGTCGACGAGCATGGCGGCGTGAAGGTCGAGCGCGTCGTCTGCGCGGTCGACTGCGGGACCGCGATCAATCCGGACATCGTCGCCGCGCAGATGGAGGGCGGCATCGGCTTCGGGCTCGGCGCGGTGCTGCACGGCGCGATCACGCTGAAGGACGGCAAGGTCGAGCAGAACAACTTCGACGGCTACCGTGTGCTGCGGATCGCCGAGATGCCGAAGGTCGAGGTGCACATCGTGCCGTCGGGCGAGGCGCCGACGGGGGTCGGCGAGCCCGGCGTCGCGCCGATCGGCCCGGCCGTCGCGAACGCGATCTTCGCGGCGACGGGCAAGCGGCACTACGCGCTGCCGTTCCCGGCCGCCGGAGAAACGACGGCTTGA
- a CDS encoding AraC family transcriptional regulator — protein sequence MDQRYTPPESAAHAASPRPDARLPPLAPREAARRELAALIGRFAPADGAHPSAIPALSFFRCSSPVDLGCSVTRAAFVFAAQGAKRVTVAGQAYEYDHQQCLVTSVDLPMLSQVTRASADAPYLCVKIALDVQRIAELAAEMRMPPPDAVPTGEGIVVGALSEPLFDAALRLVRLLDTPADIPILAPLIEKELLYRLLTSGQGARLRHIAVAGSQTYRIARAIEWLRDHYAEPLRVETLAQQVNMSVSSLHHHFKHVTTLSPLQYQKQLRLHEARRLLLGQHGDVGSVALRVGYDSPSQFSREYSRLFGAPPLRDVVQLRRRNGASVQE from the coding sequence ATGGATCAGCGCTATACCCCACCCGAATCGGCCGCGCACGCGGCGTCGCCCCGGCCCGACGCGCGGCTGCCGCCACTCGCGCCGCGCGAGGCCGCGCGCCGCGAGCTCGCCGCGCTGATCGGCCGCTTCGCGCCCGCCGACGGCGCGCACCCGAGCGCGATTCCCGCGCTGTCGTTCTTTCGCTGCTCGTCGCCCGTCGACCTCGGCTGCAGCGTCACGCGCGCCGCGTTCGTGTTCGCCGCGCAGGGCGCGAAGCGGGTGACGGTCGCCGGGCAGGCGTACGAATACGATCATCAGCAGTGCCTCGTCACGTCGGTCGATCTGCCGATGCTGTCGCAGGTCACGCGCGCGTCGGCCGATGCGCCGTATCTGTGCGTGAAGATCGCGCTCGACGTGCAGCGCATCGCCGAACTCGCGGCCGAGATGCGGATGCCGCCGCCGGACGCGGTGCCGACGGGCGAGGGGATCGTCGTCGGCGCGCTGTCCGAGCCGCTCTTCGACGCGGCGCTGCGGCTCGTGCGATTGCTCGATACTCCAGCCGATATTCCGATCCTCGCGCCGCTGATCGAAAAGGAGCTGCTGTACCGGCTGTTGACGAGCGGGCAGGGCGCGCGGCTGCGGCACATCGCGGTCGCGGGCAGCCAGACGTACCGGATCGCGCGCGCGATCGAATGGCTTCGCGATCACTACGCGGAGCCGCTCCGGGTAGAGACGCTCGCGCAGCAGGTGAACATGAGCGTGTCGTCGCTGCATCATCACTTCAAGCACGTGACGACGCTGAGCCCGCTCCAGTATCAGAAACAGTTGCGGCTGCACGAGGCGCGCCGGCTGCTGCTCGGCCAGCACGGCGACGTCGGCTCGGTTGCGCTCAGGGTCGGGTACGACAGCCCGTCGCAGTTCAGCCGCGAATACAGCCGGCTGTTCGGCGCACCGCCGTTGCGCGACGTCGTGCAGTTGAGGCGGCGCAACGGCGCGAGCGTCCAGGAGTGA
- a CDS encoding (2Fe-2S)-binding protein: MSTSFVLNGKNLTLDADPAMPLLWAIREDAGLHGTKFGCGAAQCGACTVHLEGQAVRSCVLPLAAVAGKRVTTIEGLASKPAKAVQAAWIKLQVPQCGYCQSGQIMSATALLEQNPAPTDADIDAAMNGNICRCATYTRIRAAIHEAAATLKA; this comes from the coding sequence ATGTCTACCTCGTTTGTGCTGAACGGCAAGAACCTGACGCTGGACGCCGATCCCGCGATGCCGCTCCTCTGGGCGATCCGCGAGGACGCGGGCCTGCACGGCACGAAGTTCGGCTGCGGCGCGGCGCAGTGCGGCGCGTGCACCGTGCATCTCGAAGGCCAGGCGGTGCGCTCGTGCGTGCTGCCGCTCGCGGCCGTCGCCGGCAAGCGCGTGACGACGATCGAAGGGCTCGCCAGCAAGCCCGCGAAGGCCGTCCAGGCCGCATGGATCAAGCTGCAGGTGCCGCAGTGCGGCTACTGCCAGTCCGGCCAGATCATGTCGGCGACCGCGCTCCTCGAACAGAACCCGGCGCCCACCGACGCCGACATCGACGCCGCGATGAACGGCAACATCTGCCGTTGCGCGACCTACACCCGAATCCGCGCCGCGATTCACGAAGCGGCCGCCACCCTGAAGGCCTGA
- a CDS encoding DUF3564 domain-containing protein, translated as MRLTIRINGSGSSAQQFAVLWLDTDEQLWSREAHQGIDLPAWGKVKDVEGAVALCSADSGEALCRLQGLSFTNVQRSSDEEHGDAVLGGKNPQGAWRLQAVDSASIQPEHREFTVVR; from the coding sequence ATGCGCCTCACCATTCGAATCAACGGCAGCGGTTCCTCTGCGCAGCAGTTCGCGGTCCTGTGGCTCGACACCGACGAGCAACTGTGGTCGCGCGAAGCGCATCAGGGCATCGATCTGCCGGCGTGGGGCAAGGTGAAGGACGTCGAAGGCGCGGTTGCGTTGTGTTCGGCCGACAGCGGCGAAGCGCTGTGCCGGCTGCAAGGATTGTCGTTCACGAACGTACAGCGTTCGTCCGACGAAGAGCACGGCGACGCGGTCCTCGGCGGCAAGAACCCGCAAGGCGCGTGGCGCCTGCAAGCGGTCGATTCGGCGTCGATCCAGCCCGAGCATCGGGAATTCACCGTCGTGCGCTGA
- a CDS encoding nuclear transport factor 2 family protein, which yields MNTDIEMNPNLETAAGVVREFWRLMGTNDFHAVAAVLADDFVLEWPQSNERIRGARNFALLNGEYPAHGPWTFTIGRVIGDACEAVSDVSVTDGVQRARAISFFTVANGKIARIVEFWPEPYAAPYDRSHLVERIE from the coding sequence ATGAATACGGACATCGAAATGAATCCGAACCTCGAAACGGCTGCCGGCGTGGTGCGCGAGTTCTGGCGCTTGATGGGCACGAACGATTTTCACGCGGTCGCGGCCGTGCTCGCGGACGACTTCGTGCTCGAGTGGCCGCAATCGAACGAGCGCATTCGCGGAGCCCGAAACTTCGCGCTGCTCAATGGCGAGTATCCGGCGCACGGGCCGTGGACGTTTACGATCGGCCGCGTGATCGGCGACGCGTGCGAGGCCGTGTCGGACGTGTCGGTCACGGACGGCGTCCAGCGCGCGCGGGCGATTTCGTTCTTCACCGTGGCGAACGGGAAGATCGCGCGCATCGTCGAGTTCTGGCCCGAGCCGTATGCCGCGCCCTACGATCGCTCGCATCTCGTCGAACGGATCGAATGA